A region of Sugiyamaella lignohabitans strain CBS 10342 chromosome A, complete sequence DNA encodes the following proteins:
- the FCY2 gene encoding Fcy2p (Purine-cytosine permease; mediates purine (adenine, guanine, and hypoxanthine) and cytosine accumulation; relative distribution to the vacuole increases upon DNA replication stress; GO_component: GO:0000329 - fungal-type vacuole membrane [Evidence IDA] [PMID 22842922]; GO_component: GO:0016021 - integral component of membrane [Evidence IEA]; GO_component: GO:0016021 - integral component of membrane [Evidence ISM] [PMID 12192589]; GO_component: GO:0016020 - membrane [Evidence IEA,IEA,IEA]; GO_component: GO:0005886 - plasma membrane [Evidence IDA] [PMID 22842922]; GO_component: GO:0005886 - plasma membrane [Evidence IDA] [PMID 8267570]; GO_function: GO:0015212 - cytidine transmembrane transporter activity [Evidence IDA,IMP] [PMID 10501935]; GO_function: GO:0015205 - nucleobase transmembrane transporter activity [Evidence IEA]; GO_function: GO:0015205 - nucleobase transmembrane transporter activity [Evidence IDA] [PMID 9092500]; GO_function: GO:0005215 - transporter activity [Evidence IEA]; GO_process: GO:0015861 - cytidine transport [Evidence IDA,IMP] [PMID 10501935]; GO_process: GO:0015856 - cytosine transport [Evidence IDA] [PMID 9092500]; GO_process: GO:0015851 - nucleobase transport [Evidence IEA]; GO_process: GO:0072530 - purine-containing compound transmembrane transport [Evidence IDA] [PMID 9092500]; GO_process: GO:0006810 - transport [Evidence IEA,IEA]): protein MSKFSDDIEKDVLSPNLSDEDLRQTEVHDLNWLDRLFQEKLNAEVRGIEHIPEEERHDVSYLNAGSMWLGANLVVATFSLGTLGITTFGCSFWDSVLTIIFFNILGALPVAYYSTFGPKLGLRQMVMSRFWFGYQGIRVVAFLNCIACIGWTAVNTMVSAQILHTVNNGSLPPWGGVLVITLASLLVAVFGYKIVHAFEKFAWIPNFIIFIIIAVRMSKTHSFDAGTLGSGPNEAAAVLSFGGTIFGYATGWSSYAADYTCYMPKSTSRIKVFFLILFGLSFPLLFAMILGAACATGINTNPRFASNYNDNQIGGLLYAIMVENSLHGFGQFCQVILALSTISNNIPNLYSLGLSAQTVWSGFRKVPRIAWSILGCGVSVALAIPAYYHFADVMSDFMDLIGYWLAFYSAICLSEHLIYRKSINNYDPLEYENKKTLPIGIAAIFAMCCGVAGAVVGMSQVWYVGPIAIKIGDTGFGGDIGFELAFAFAFIGFNSTRWLELKYFGR, encoded by the coding sequence ATGTCGAAATTCTCCGACGATATTGAAAAGGACGTTCTTAGTCCTAATTTGTCCGATGAGGACCTCAGACAAACTGAAGTACACGACCTGAATTGGTTGGATCGGTTATTCCAAGAAAAATTAAATGCCGAAGTCCGTGGTATTGAGCATATTCCAGAGGAAGAGCGTCACGATGTGTCGTATCTGAATGCTGGTTCCATGTGGTTGGGTGCCAACTTGGTTGTGGCCACTTTCAGTTTGGGTACTCTGGGTATCACTACTTTTGGCTGTTCTTTCTGGGACTCTGTGTTAAcaatcatcttcttcaatattTTGGGAGCTTTACCGGTTGCTTATTACTCCACTTTTGGACCCAAGCTTGGTCTTCGTCAAATGGTTATGTCTAGATTCTGGTTCGGTTATCAAGGTATCAGAGTTGTTGCTTTCTTGAACTGTATTGCTTGTATTGGTTGGACCGCTGTCAATACTATGGTTTCTGCTCAAATACTTCATACCGTCAATAATGGCTCTTTACCTCCATGGGGTGGTGTCTTGGTTATTACCCTGGCAAGTTTATTAGTAGCCGTTTTCGGTTACAAGATCGTCCACgcttttgaaaaatttgcTTGGATTCCCAATTTTatcatttttattattattgccGTTCGTATGTCGAAGACCCATTCATTCGATGCTGGTACTCTTGGAAGTGGCCCTAatgaggctgctgctgtgttGTCATTCGGTGGTACTATTTTCGGTTATGCTACTGGTTGGTCTTCATATGCCGCTGATTATACCTGTTATATGCCTAAGTCCACCTCAAGAATTAAAgtcttctttttgattCTTTTCGGACTTAGTTTCCCATTATTGTTTGCTATGATTCTGGGAGCCGCTTGTGCCACTGGTATCAACACCAACCCTCGATTTGCTTCAAACTACAATGATAACCAAATTGGTGGACTCCTCTATGCAATTATGGTTGAAAACTCACTTCACGGTTTTGGTCAATTCTGTCAGGTTATTTTAGCCTTGTCTACCATTTCCAACAACATTCCAAATCTATACTCGTTGGGTCTTTCGGCTCAAACCGTATGGTCTGGTTTCCGCAAAGTTCCTAGAATTGCTTGGTCAATCCTTGGTTGTGGTGTTTCTGTGGCTCTTGCTATCCCTGCTTATTACCATTTTGCCGATGTTATGTCCGACTTTATGGACCTCATTGGTTACTGGTTGGCCTTCTACAGTGCTATCTGCTTATCTGAACATTTGATCTATCGTAAATCAATTAACAACTACGATCCTTTGGAGTatgagaacaagaaaactcTTCCTATTGGAATTGCTGCTATTTTTGCCATGTGCTGTGGTgtcgctggtgctgttgtcgGAATGTCCCAAGTCTGGTACGTGGGACCTATCGCAATTAAGATCGGTGACACTGGCTTCGGTGGTGATATCGGTTTTGAACttgcatttgcatttgctTTTATTGGTTTCAATTCCACAAGATGGCTTGAGCTCAAATATTTCGGGCGTTAA